GAACTGGGCATGACGAAACAGGGAGATTTTCGTAAAGTCATTGACTTAGAAGATTCGATTTTGGCACCTGAAATAATGGTAGACATGAAACATGTAATCAGCCAGTGGCAGAAGGATTACCAAATACCAGGTTATGACAAAACAACACAGAGTGGTATACTGCGAAACTTGTTGCTACGTACTTCGTTTGCGACTGGGGAACTGATGGTGGTTGTATATGCAAAGAAAACGCCCGAAGTTTTCCCGGAAGCCGTACATGATTTAGTCCAGCGTTTAACTTCACAGTTTGAACAGTTGGTCAGTCTGCAATGGGTGGAGCATGCAGCAGCAGTAGAGCGAATCCAAACAGATGCAACACATATTCTACATGGTCGTGATTATATCCATGATGAATTAAATGGTTTTAAATATCGTATCTGGCCAGATACATTCTTTCAAGCAAATCCTGTCCAAGCAGAGAAACTGGTGGATTTGGCCTTGCAGATGGCAGATGTCAATGCGGATATGAGAGTATTGGATTTATTTTGTGGGGTAGGTACTTTTAGTTTACCTTTTGCCAAACGAAGCAAGGAACTAGCCGGAATTGAACTTGTCGAAAAGTCCATCCTGTCGGCTAGACGTAATGCTACAGACAATCATTTGTATAATACGTACTTTATGGCAAGCGATGCCCGTATCGGCTTAAGAAAGCTGAAAGAAACATGGGGACAACCAGATCTATTGATACTAGATCCACCCAGAAG
The Jeotgalibaca sp. MA1X17-3 genome window above contains:
- the rlmD gene encoding 23S rRNA (uracil(1939)-C(5))-methyltransferase RlmD yields the protein MKKEIYPTEVLDVTIEHLDSRGYGYVGHIHPPTRGSNGKTLNIFVKNVVPGDEVRVTIENAKGRRKAVVDYDKLLKPGPTRNLEVPTHTSVSGGVPLQYMHYTDQLAYKMDLVKGYLKEAGFDDSLVKPIIGMNKPTRYRNKMELTFGPNGELGMTKQGDFRKVIDLEDSILAPEIMVDMKHVISQWQKDYQIPGYDKTTQSGILRNLLLRTSFATGELMVVVYAKKTPEVFPEAVHDLVQRLTSQFEQLVSLQWVEHAAAVERIQTDATHILHGRDYIHDELNGFKYRIWPDTFFQANPVQAEKLVDLALQMADVNADMRVLDLFCGVGTFSLPFAKRSKELAGIELVEKSILSARRNATDNHLYNTYFMASDARIGLRKLKETWGQPDLLILDPPRSGAGGKVMRSIGRLGTNKIIYISCSPKSLAEDLRWLNDFGYELVTVQPVDQFPHTAHVETVVLLSRVEK